One Ferribacterium limneticum genomic window, ATGGCCGGTTTCTGGGAATCCTGTTTGCAGCGCTTCGAGCAGGAATTGCCCGCGCAGCAATTCAACACCTGGATCAGGCCCTTGCGGCTCGAAGGCGAAACCACGGCTCTGGACGACGGCTTGCGCCTTATCGCACCGAACACTTTCATCTTGAAGTGGGTCCGTGACCGCTACCTGACCCGGATTGAAGAATACAGCCGCAGCTTTTTCTCCGGCCCGGTCAGCATCGCGCTGGTCATTGGCAGTGGAAAAACAGCCAGCCGGGTTGAAACCGGCGGCGAGGTGGGTGAAAAACCAGTCACCAAAACAGCAGCTAGCGGTGAAAAGAAGGCCCCGGCGCCGGAAAAACCGCGCACCAAGAGCGGCAATTACGAAAAATCCCGGCTGTTTCAGTCCTTCACCTTCGACAATCTGGTGGTCGGCAAGGCGAATGACCTGGCACGTGCGGCGGCCGTCCAGGTGGCCAACAACCCTGGTGGCGCCTACAACCCGCTGTTCATCTACGGCGGTGCCGGCCTCGGCAAGACCCACCTGATTCACGCTATCGGTAACGCCATCGTCGCTGAAAACCCGGAAAAAATTGTTCGTTACGTTCATGCCGAGGATTACTACTCGGACGTGGTGCGCGCCTATCAGCAAAAATCCTTCGACAGTTTCAAGCGCACCTATCGTTCACTCGATGTGCTGTTGCTCGATGATGTCCAGTTCTTCAACGGCAAAAACCGTTCGCAGGAAGAGTTTTTCTTCCTGTTCAATGCGCTGATTGAAGCGCGCAAGCAGATAATCATCACCTGCGATACCTATCCGAAAGATATCAACGGGTTGGATGATCGTCTGGTCACCCGCTTCGACTGGGGCCTGACTGTCCAGATCGAGCCGCCGGAACTGGAAATGCGCGTTGCCATTCTGAAGAAGAAGGCAGAAGCGGAAGGCATCCATCTCGATGACGAGGTGCCATTCTTCATTGCCAAGCATTTGCGTTCCAATGTGCGCGAACTCGAAGGTGCCCTGAAAAAGGTTCTGGCCTACTCGTCCTTCCATGGTCGTGCCATCGCGCTGGATCTGACCAAGGAGGCGCTCAAGGACGTCATCGGTTCGGCCCGAAATGTCGGCATCGACAACATCCAGAAGACCGTTGCCGATTATTACAAGATGAAGGTTGCCGAGCTGTTCTCGAAAAAGCGTACCCGCGCTATTGCCCGGCCGCGTCAGGTCGCCATGTGGCTTTGCCGGGAAGTGACTTCACACAGTTTTCCGGAAATCGGCGATGCCTTTGGCGGTCGCGATCACACGACGGTCATTCATGCCGTCAAGACCATCGATGCCCTGCGCATCAAGGAAAATGAACTCAACCACGACCTGCATGTGTTGCTGCAGGTGTTGAAAGGATGAGGCTGTCGATAAGTCTGTGGAAAAGCTGTGTGTCAATTGTGGATCATATGGAATTACCCACTTTGTGGGAAAATTGTCCGGATTTCACCCACAGGCAATTCAGTCGTTTGCGCAGACCGTAAAATTTGATTCAATCATCTGAAATTAAACGTATTTTTTCAGTTATTCACAGAATTGTTCCCGATATAGTCTACTTAGGAATTTAATTTATGGTTCTTATCAAAACCCAAAGAGACACGCTTCTGGCCCCGCTGCAGTCGGTATCGGGAATTGTCGAGCGTCGTCACACGCTGCCTATCCTGTCCAACGTATTGCTGGAAAAGAAGGGTGATCGCCTGACCTTGCTAGCCACCGACATCGAAATCCAGATCACGACGAGTACCGAAGGTGCTGGCGGTGATGGTGATGGTGCGGTGACAGTGGGTGCCCGCAAGCTGCAGGAAA contains:
- the dnaA gene encoding chromosomal replication initiator protein DnaA encodes the protein MAGFWESCLQRFEQELPAQQFNTWIRPLRLEGETTALDDGLRLIAPNTFILKWVRDRYLTRIEEYSRSFFSGPVSIALVIGSGKTASRVETGGEVGEKPVTKTAASGEKKAPAPEKPRTKSGNYEKSRLFQSFTFDNLVVGKANDLARAAAVQVANNPGGAYNPLFIYGGAGLGKTHLIHAIGNAIVAENPEKIVRYVHAEDYYSDVVRAYQQKSFDSFKRTYRSLDVLLLDDVQFFNGKNRSQEEFFFLFNALIEARKQIIITCDTYPKDINGLDDRLVTRFDWGLTVQIEPPELEMRVAILKKKAEAEGIHLDDEVPFFIAKHLRSNVRELEGALKKVLAYSSFHGRAIALDLTKEALKDVIGSARNVGIDNIQKTVADYYKMKVAELFSKKRTRAIARPRQVAMWLCREVTSHSFPEIGDAFGGRDHTTVIHAVKTIDALRIKENELNHDLHVLLQVLKG